Part of the Acidobacteriota bacterium genome is shown below.
AGGTGCTGGAAGGCCCCCGCATGCTCCTCGACCGGCTGGTGCTGCGAGGCAATCAAAAGACCGACGACGACATCCTGCGCCGCTTCATCGACCTGGAGTCCGGCAGCCCGGTGTCGCGGCAGCAGCTGTTGGAAGTGCAGCGGGATCTGTCCCGGCTGGGGGTTTTCTCGCGGGTGGACGTGCGGCTGCTGCCCGGCGAGGTGGGGGGACGCGACCGGGACGTGGTGGTGCGGGTGGAGGAGGGGACCGCTCAGCGGGTTTCCTACGGCCTGGGTTACGACTCCGACGACGGCGTCCGGGGACTCTTGGGGTACAGCCACCGCAACCTCTTCGGCCGCGCCCTGGCGCTGCAGATGGACACGCGGCTGAGCGAGCGGGACCAGCTCTACCGAGTATCCCTCCAGCAGCCCTATCTGCTCCGCTGGGACATCCCGGTGACCTATTCCCTCTTTAGTTTCCTGGAGGATCGTCAGAGCTTCGACCAGGACAGCCGAGGCCTGCGCATCGAAGCCTATCGTCTGCTGCCCCGGCGCCGGTGGGGCCTGGTGGCGGATCTGCGCTATATCGATTTGGAGAACGTCGAAGGCTCCCTGGACCGTATCGAGCGCCAGGATCGGGAGATCGAGATCACCAGTCTGATCCCCAGCCTGCTGCTGGATCACCGCGACGATCCCTTCGACCCCACCGAGGGTTGGAGCACCACCTTGCAGCTGCAATACGCCTTCCCGGCGTTCTCCACCGACGCCCACTTCCTCAAGCTCTTCGTCCAGCAGAGTCACTACCTGCCCCTGGGGCGCGCCGGGGTGGTGGCTGCCAGTCTGCGCATGGGAGCCATCGAGCCGGTGGGGGACGAGCTGGGGCCGGTGCCCCTGTCGGAGGATCAGGTGGATAATCCGGTGCCTATCGGTGAGCGCTTCTTCCTCGGTGGTCGCACCACCCACCGCTCCTTCGACCGCGACTTGTTGGGCATCACCGGCGTCACCCGCATCGCCGATCCCACCGGTGACGGCGGCGTGGAGCTGCTGCCGGTGGGTGGCAACGGTCTGCTGTTGGCGAATCTGGAATACCGTTTCCCGATTCTCGGTCCCCTCGGGGGCACGGTCTTCGCGGATGTCGGCAACGTCTGGCGCGACTGGCGGGACGTCGATCCGGAGCAGCTGCGCTACGGCGTCGGAGTGGGCCTACGCTACAGTTCCCCCATCGGACCGGTGCGCCTGGAGGTGGGCTTCAACTTCGATCAGGAGCCCGGGGAAGACCGCACGGAAGTGCATCTGACCTTCGGCAATCCCTTCTGACATATCTGCATCTTTCCCCCCTCGGTTGGCTTCGGGTTATTTGTTTCGCTTCGTCGTAAAGAAGGCTTCGCTAAAGATTCTGTAGACAATGTTGGATCCTTGTTGCGATTGCGTATCTGTGATGTACTTTTAGACCGGGCGTCGAATTTTCAGTGAACCCGTTCGAGCGGCTTGAGAGAAGCTCGAACTCGCTTCAATGGAGGCTCGAGGCCGTATTTTTTGATTTTTCTATCTGGGGTTCCACTCCGGCCGGCGCTGTTCGCTTTGGCGGACGGTTAGCGTCGTTCACGCTCAACGAAGGCCAGGGGGGTGGAAATCGTGTCTGGAGTCTTGGATGTCATCGGGGGGACCCCCTTGGTCCCTCTCGAGAAGCTTTTCCGTGAATTTGGGTTTCGTGTTTTTGCGAAGCTCGAGGGTCTGAATCCGGGCGGTAGCATCAAAGACCGGCCGGCGGTTTCGATTCTCAATGCCGCCCTCCGTTCCGGTGTTCTCAGCCCCGGTGCGGTGGTTGTGGAGTCCAGCTCCGGCAACATGGGGATAGGTTTGGCGCAAGCCTGCCGCTACCATGACCTGCGGTTCATCTGCGTGGTGGACAGCAAAACGCAGCCGCAAAATATCCGGGTTCTCGAGGCCTATGGGGCCGAGGTCGACTATGTCGATCAGCCGGATCCCATCAGCGGCGAATTCCTCCAAGCGCGACTGGCGAGAGTTCGGGAGCTTCTGAGCGAGCACCCCAACTCCTTCTGGCCCAATCAATACGCCAACGAGAACAATCCGCTAGCCCACTTCTCCTCGACCATGCCGGAGATCGTCGAGCAGCTGGATGGACCCCTCGACTATCTCTTCCTAGCCACCAGCACCTGCGGCACCATGGCGGGTTGCGCCGACTTCGTCGAGCGCCACGGCCTCCCCACCAAGATCTACGCCGTCGATGCCCTGGGCAGTCAGATCTTCGCCAGCGAGCCGGCGGAGCGCTACATCCCCGGATTGGGCGCCGGTCTTCGCCCGCCTCTGTGCAATCCGTCCCAAGTCGTCGCCTGCGTGCACGTATCCAACATGGACTGCGTCGTTGGTTGCCGGCGTCTGGTGGCCGAAGAAGCGATCCTGGCGGGAGGTTCCTCCGGCGGCTTGATCACCGCCGTCCTTCGGCTGGCGCCGCAGATTCCCGACGGCGCCAATTGCGTGGTGATTTTGCCGGACCGTGGCGAGCGCTATCTGGACACCATCTACAACGACGAATGGATGCGCGAGAAATGCGGCGAGCCGGTCCCCGAGTCGGATGGCTTGGGGGCGTCGGTGCCGCTGCCGGCGCCGACGGTGACCTTGGACACCAGCTCCTAGCGAAGGAGGTCTGTCGCCGGCGAGAAACGGTCGTCGGCTCGAATCGGGGCGAGAGGCCGTAGGCGATTCCCACAGCGGCTCGAGGTTCGACAACTGGGTTTGCGACCCGAACTCGGCAAGGTTGAGAAAGAGAGAATGCCATGAGCGAAGTCAAGATCAAGAAACCGACCCTGGGCAGCCGCCTGGGGGGGATGAAGCGTCGAGCGGTGCGCGTCTCCGGCGAATCGCTGGTGCGCGAGGAGCCGCTTTCGCCGGATCGTCTGCTCCCGCTGGTGGTGACCCCGGCCATGCAGGGGGTCAGCCTCACCGCCTGGGCGTCGGATCACCGTCAGCTGGTAGAGGATCGTCTGGCCAAGCATGGCGGGATCCTCTTCCGGGGCTTCGGCCTACAGAGCGCGGAGGACCTGGACGAGGTGATCGCCGCCGTCTCCGGGGAGAGCCTGGAGTATCGCGAGCGCTCTTCGCCGCGCACGGCGGTGGCGGGCAATATCTACACCTCGACGGACTATCCGCCGAACTACCCGATCTTTCTTCACAACGAGAATTCTTACCAGGCCGCCTGGCCGCTGAAGATCTTCTTCTACTGCCACATTCCGGCGGAGACCGGCGGGGAGACTCCCATCGCCGACTGCCGGCGGGTGTACCAGAAGATTCGGCCGGAGGTGCGGGAGAAATTCGCCCAGAAGGGCTGGATGTACGTGCGCAATTTCGGCGACGGCTTCGGCCTCGATTGGAAGACGGTCTTCCAGACCTCCGACAAGGCCAAGGTCGAGGCCCACTGCGCCAAGTCCGGCATCGAGGTGGAGTGGAAGGAGGGCGGTCGGCTGCGCACCCGCGCGCGGCGGCAAGCGGTGGCCCGCCATCCCCTCACCGGCGAGATGACCTGGTTCAACCACGCCACCTTCTTCCACATCACCACCCTCGAACCCGAGGTGCGGGAGGCGCTGCTGGCCGAGTTCGACGTCGACGACCTACCGACCAACACTTGCTACGGCGACGGCACTCCCATCGAGACGGAAGTGCTGGAGCATCTGCGGGAGGTCTACGCCAGCGAGACGGTGGCCTTCCCCTGGCAGAAGGGGGACGTGATGTTGTTGGACAACATGAACGTGGCCCACGGCCGGGCTCCCTTCACCGGCGAGCGCAAGGTGTTGGTGGGCATGGCCCAGCCCATGAACCGGGAGCAGCTGGAGTCCGTTTCTTGACTCTGGCTGCTTGAGCACGGAGGGGCACGATCTTGCAGCCTTCGGCACCCCAAAGCCTGGATCGATGCTCGACCCTGGTGGAGGTGCTGCGCCATTGGGCGCAGCAGGCACCGGGGAGGGTCGCCTATACCTTCCTCGGTGACAGCGGGGAAGAGGCTTCCCTCACCTATGGAGAGCTCGATGTGGCGGCTCGCCGGTTGGCGGCGGAGCTGGCGGCCCGAGGCCTCCGCGGGGAGCGGGCGCTGCTGCTCTATCCCCCGGGCCTCGACTTTGTGGTCGCCTTCCTGGCCTGCCTGTACTCCGGTGCCGTCGCGGTGCCCGCCTATCCGCCGCGCACCAACAAGGCCCAGCCGCGGCTGCGCGCCATCGTGCGGGACGCCGCCCCGGCGGTAGCCCTCACCGTCGAAGCCATCGAGCAGCGCAGCCGGGAAGCGGTGGGGGCCTACATCGCCGAGCTCGCCGCCGTGCCGTGGATCAGCACCGACGGGCTGCCGGACCCTTCCCCGGTGCCGGCCCTCGAAGAGTTGCCGGCCCTGGAGGATCTACCGGCTCCGGAGGATCTGGCCTTCCTCCAATACACCTCCGGCTCCACCGCCGCCCCCAAGGGGGTGATGGTGCGCCATGCCAACATCCTGCACAACGAGGAGATGATCCGGCGGGCCTTTGGCCACGAGAAAGACTCCATGGTGGTGGGATGGCTGCCCATGTACCACGACATGGGTTTGATCGGGAATGTGCTGCAGCCCCTCTACTGCGGCACCTCCTGCGTGCTCATGTCGCCGGTGAGCTTCCTGCGCAAGCCCATCCGCTGGCTCGACGCCATCAGCCGCTTCGGTGCCACCACCAGCGGCGGCCCCAACTTCGCCTACGAGCTGTGCTGCGATCGGATCACTGAGGAGCAGCGGGCAGCCCTCGATCTGAGCCGCTGGCGGGTCGCCTTCAACGGCGCCGAGCCGGTGCGCGCCGACACTCTGGAGCGTTTCGCCCGCACCTTTGCCGACTGCGGCTTCCGGCGCGAAGCCTTCTACCCCTGCTACGGACTGGCGGAGGCCACCCTTTTCGTCACCGGCGGGCGCCCCGGGGAGCCGGTGGAGACCGCCACCGTCGACCCGGCGGAGCTGGAGCAGGACCGGGCGGTGGAGCTGCCGCCGGGGGCCCCCGGCGGCCGGGAGCTGGTGAGCTGCGGCGAGCCGTGGGCGGGCCAGACCGTGGCCATCGTCGACCCTCGCGACGACCGCGCCCAAGAAACTGACGAGTTGGCGCCGGGAGAGATCGGCGAGATCTGGCTCCAGGGGCCCAGCGTCACCGCCGGCTATTGGCGCCGGGAGGAGGCCACCGCCGCCGACTTCGGGGCCCGGCTGGGGGACCGGGGGCCGTTCCTGCGCACCGGCGACCTGGGCTTCCTGCGCGGTGGCCGCCTCTACGTCACCGGCCGGCTCAAGGACCTGATCATCATCCGCGGCCGCAACCACTATCCCCAGGATGTGGAGCTCACCGCCGAACGGGCCCACGGCGCCCTGCGGCCGGGCAGCGGGGCCGCCTTCTCCATCGACGCCGACGGTGAAGAGCGGTTGGTGCTGGTGCACGATATCGAGCGCCGCCGGGAGGCGGAGGCCGCCGAGGCGGCGGCGGCGGTGCGGGAAGCGGTGGCGGAGAGCCACGAGGTGCAGCTCCACGAGCTGGTCTTGGTGCGCGCCGGCACGGTGCCCAAGACCTCCAGCGGCAAGGTCCAGCGCCGCCGGACCCGCGAGCTCTACCTGCGGGATGAGCTGCTGGTGATCCATCGCGAAGGGATTTCCTCCGGTGCCGGGGAGCAGCCCCGCGGTGCCGAGGAGCAACCTAGCCCTTCGGTTGCGGGGGGAGCGCTGACGGAGCATCTGCGGTCGCTGGTGGCGGAGCTCATCGGTGCCCCGGTGGAGCGGGTGGATCCCGCGGTGCCCCTGACCCGGCTGGGCCTCGATTCGCTGGCGGCGGTAGAGCTGGAGGCGCGGCTGGAGGCGGAGCTGGGGGCGACCTTCTCCTGGGCCCGGCTGTTGGAAGGGGCGACCCTGGAGGAGATGGCCCACGAGGTGGCTGCCGCCTTGGCGGGGACCCGCCCCATGTCGCCGCCGGCTGGGGTGGAAGAGATCCCGGATCTCGACGCCGCCCAGCGGCAGGAGCTGCGCCTCCACGGTCTCTCCCACGGCCAGCGGGCGCTGTGGTTCGTCGACCGCCTGGACCCGCAGGCGGCGGCCTACAATCTGGCCTTCGTCGCCCGCGTGGAGGCTGCGGCCTTGGATCCGGCCGCTCTGGAGCGGGCCCTGCAGGCGGTGATCGATCGTCACGAAGCCCTGCGCACGGCCTTCGTCAGCTCCAGCGGCGAGCCCCGGCGTCAAGTGCAGGCGGCGGTGAGACCGGATCTGGTGGAGGCCGACGCGAGCCGCCTGAGCGAGGAGGAGCTGCGGGCGGAGCTGCAGCGGGAGGCCCTCCGCCCCTTCGATCTCGGCCGGCCGCCGCTGCTGCGCTTGCGCCTCTGGCGAGACGCCGAAGGCGGCTGCCGGCTGCAGCTGGTGGTGCACCACCTGGTGGCGGATTTTTGGTCCCTGGCCCTCCTGGTGCGGGATCTGGAGACGGCTTACCAACGGGCGGCGGCCACCGGGGACGGCACCAGAGCTCCCGCTGGAGGCGCCGAGCCGCCTCCGGGCTTCGGCGAGTTCATCGTGCGGGAGCGCCGGATGCTGGCCGGCCCCCGGGGAGCCGAGCTGTGGCGCTATTGGTCCCAGCGGCTGGCGGGAGAGTTGCCGGTCCTCGATCTGGCCACCGATCGCCGCCGGCCCGCCGCTCAGAGCTTCGAGGGCGGTGAGCTGCGGCGGATCCTGTCGCAGCCCGCGGCGGCGGTGGTGAGCCGGGAGGAGCAGCGGGGAGTCACTCCCTTCACCACGCTGGTGACGGTCTTCGCCACCCTCCTGCTGCGCTACACCGGCGAGCGGGAGGTGATGGTGGGCACGCCTACTGCTGGGCGCCTATCTTTTGGGGGTGCAGACCTGGCGGACACCATGGGCTATTTCGTCAGCCCGGTGCCGCTGCGCCTGGCACCGCCTCTGAACGCTCCCCTGGAGGGAGCCTTGGACGCTCTGCGCAAGGTCCTGGCGCAGGACCTGACCCATGGGGAGATGCCCCTGCCGCTCCTCGCCGAGCGGCTGCAGATTCGTCGCGAAGCCGGCCGTCAGCCGCTCTTCCAGGTGCTCTTCACCTTCCAGGCGACGCCGCCGGGAAGCTCGTCGGCGCTCCCCGCCTTCGCCCTCGGCAGCGCCGGAGCCCGAGTGCCCTTCGCCGGCCTGGAGCTGGTCAGCGAGGCGCCGGGGGAGCGGCCGGCCCAATTCGATTTGAGCCTGATGGCAGGGTTCGTCGGCGACCGCCTACGGGTCAGCTGGCAGTACAACCGCCGTCTCTTCGACCGCACCACGGTGGTGCGCTGGGCCGACCAATTCGAGGCCCTGCTGGCAGCGGCGGGAGACCGGGAAGCGCCGGGACCCCGGTCGTTGGGCCGCTTGCCCCTGCTCTCTCCGGCGCAGCGTTGGCAGCTGCTGGGGGAATGGAACCACACTCCGCCGGTGCTGCCGGGTGGTCATCTGGCGGCGCTTTTCGAAGGCCAGGTACGGCGCACGCCGGAGGCCACGGCAGTGGTCTACTCGCGGCCCGGCGGAGACGCTCCGGTGGCTCGCTTGACCTTCGCCGAGCTCGATCGCTGGGCCACGGCGGTGGCTCGGCGCTTGCGGCCGCTGGGGGTCGGCCCCGACGTGCCAGTGGCCCTGTGCTTGGAGCGCTCGCCGGAGATGCTGGCGGCGGTCCTGGGCGTGCTCAAGGCCGGCGGTGCCTACGTGCCCCTGGATCCCGGCTATCCGGCCCAGCGCAACGCCTACATCCTGCGGGATTGCGCCGCGCCGGTGCTGCTGACCCAGCGCTCCCTCCTCGACGGCGCCGCCTGGGAGGTGCCTCCGGAGACTGGCGAAGACGCGGGGACAGCGAGGGAAGGCCTGGAGCAGGACCTGCGCGTCTTGGCGGTGGATCAGCTGGTGGCCGGCTCCCAGGAGGAAGCTCCTGAAGACGAGGGACCGGCGCCGGGGCCGGGAAACCTGGCTTATGTGATCTACACCTCCGGCTCCACCGGCAAGCCCAAGGGCGTGGAGGTGGAGCATCGCAGCGTCCTGGCCCTGGTGCAGTGGGTTCGGCGGACCTTCGACGGTGAAGAGCTATCGGGAGTCTTGGCCTCCACCTCCCTGTGCTTCGATCTCTCGGTCTTTGAGCTCTTCGGTACCTGGGGTGCCGGTGGGGCGGTGGTGCTGAGCCAAAACCTGCTGCAACTGCCGGAGCTGCCGTCGGCGTCCCAGGTGAGCCTGATCAACACCGTGCCCTCGGCTCTGCAGGAGCTCTTGAGCCTGGCCGGGCTGCCGCCGGCGGTGCGCACGGTGGTTCTCTGCGGCGAGCCTCTGGATTGGGGGCTGGTGGCCCGGGTGCGGGCTCAGCCGCAGGTGCGGCGGATCTTCAACCTCTACGGTCCGTCGGAGGACACGGTCTATTCCACCGAGGCGGAGCTCGGCGGCCGGGGCCCCTGGAGCGATCTGACGCCGTCCATCGGCCGGCCTCTCCACGGAACTCGGACGCTGCTCCTGGACCGCCGCGGCGAGGCGGTGCCGGTGGGGGGCATCGGCGAGATCCACCTCGGCGGCGCCGGCCTCGCCCGGGGGTACCGCCGCCTGCCGAAACGCACGGCTCAGGCCTTCGTACCGGATCCCTTCGCCGGTACCCCCCTGGGGGGGCCGCCGGGGGCTCGGCTCTACCGCACCGGTGATCTGGCGCGCCAGGGCGGAGCGGGCGAGATGGCCTTCCTCGGGCGCGTCGATCACCAGGTCAAAGTGCGT
Proteins encoded:
- a CDS encoding TauD/TfdA family dioxygenase, which translates into the protein MSEVKIKKPTLGSRLGGMKRRAVRVSGESLVREEPLSPDRLLPLVVTPAMQGVSLTAWASDHRQLVEDRLAKHGGILFRGFGLQSAEDLDEVIAAVSGESLEYRERSSPRTAVAGNIYTSTDYPPNYPIFLHNENSYQAAWPLKIFFYCHIPAETGGETPIADCRRVYQKIRPEVREKFAQKGWMYVRNFGDGFGLDWKTVFQTSDKAKVEAHCAKSGIEVEWKEGGRLRTRARRQAVARHPLTGEMTWFNHATFFHITTLEPEVREALLAEFDVDDLPTNTCYGDGTPIETEVLEHLREVYASETVAFPWQKGDVMLLDNMNVAHGRAPFTGERKVLVGMAQPMNREQLESVS
- the sbnA gene encoding 2,3-diaminopropionate biosynthesis protein SbnA, whose protein sequence is MSGVLDVIGGTPLVPLEKLFREFGFRVFAKLEGLNPGGSIKDRPAVSILNAALRSGVLSPGAVVVESSSGNMGIGLAQACRYHDLRFICVVDSKTQPQNIRVLEAYGAEVDYVDQPDPISGEFLQARLARVRELLSEHPNSFWPNQYANENNPLAHFSSTMPEIVEQLDGPLDYLFLATSTCGTMAGCADFVERHGLPTKIYAVDALGSQIFASEPAERYIPGLGAGLRPPLCNPSQVVACVHVSNMDCVVGCRRLVAEEAILAGGSSGGLITAVLRLAPQIPDGANCVVILPDRGERYLDTIYNDEWMREKCGEPVPESDGLGASVPLPAPTVTLDTSS